GGGCTACCGACGAGAAGACCTGCACGTGGACGTGGGCGAGAGTTCGGTGAGCCTGCGGGGGGAGAAGACCGGAGAGCACCTGGAGGAGGGCGCGTGCTACGTGTGCCGTGAGAGCAGCACGGGCGCCTTCGAGCGGACGATCCCGCTGCCCGGCGAGGTGCGCACGGAAGGCGTGAGCGCCACCCTGAAGGACGGCATCCTCACCCTGACCCTGCCCAAGGTGCACGCGGAGCAGCGCCGGCAGATCGAGGTGAAGGCCGAATGACAATCCGAGCAAGACCAGACG
This Thermodesulfobacteriota bacterium DNA region includes the following protein-coding sequences:
- a CDS encoding Hsp20/alpha crystallin family protein, with the protein product MTSLSLIPRERSFEPLSRVSREMDRLFDDFLGDWSSRVPMRFRHDWSEWEASPRVDVTDRGTEFVLRAEVPGYRREDLHVDVGESSVSLRGEKTGEHLEEGACYVCRESSTGAFERTIPLPGEVRTEGVSATLKDGILTLTLPKVHAEQRRQIEVKAE